The Corynebacterium simulans genome contains a region encoding:
- the rpsT gene encoding 30S ribosomal protein S20 yields MANIKSKKKRILTNEKARQRNKAVRSAVRTEIRKFRELVTAGDKEGAEKQLRVASRALDKSVSKGVFHRNTAANKKSGMANAFNKMA; encoded by the coding sequence ATGGCAAACATCAAGTCCAAGAAGAAGCGCATTCTCACCAACGAGAAGGCACGTCAGCGCAACAAGGCTGTTCGTTCCGCAGTCCGCACCGAGATCCGCAAGTTCCGCGAGCTTGTCACCGCAGGCGACAAGGAAGGTGCGGAGAAGCAGCTCCGCGTTGCTTCCCGCGCACTGGACAAGTCCGTGTCCAAGGGTGTCTTCCACCGCAACACGGCTGCCAACAAGAAGTCCGGTATGGCTAACGCCTTCAACAAGATGGCCTAA
- a CDS encoding ankyrin repeat domain-containing protein, whose protein sequence is MEDIQEFASKLFDFARNGDGTLLEYIAQGVNPNMVNQDGQSFVMLAAYNGHAELVTKLAAAGGNVNLLNDRNQSPLAGAIFKKEDAVIEALLAAGADPQAGQPNALDSARMFGREDLIERLS, encoded by the coding sequence ATGGAAGACATCCAAGAGTTTGCCTCGAAGCTTTTTGATTTCGCACGCAATGGCGACGGCACGTTGCTGGAGTACATCGCCCAAGGCGTGAACCCGAACATGGTCAACCAGGACGGCCAGTCCTTCGTCATGTTGGCGGCATACAACGGCCATGCGGAGCTCGTGACCAAGTTAGCTGCCGCAGGCGGAAACGTGAACCTGCTCAATGACCGCAATCAATCCCCGCTGGCAGGCGCAATTTTTAAGAAGGAAGATGCGGTGATCGAAGCCCTCTTAGCAGCCGGTGCCGATCCGCAGGCCGGCCAGCCTAATGCCTTGGATTCTGCCCGCATGTTCGGCCGCGAAGATTTGATCGAGCGCCTTTCATGA
- a CDS encoding DNA adenine methylase, whose protein sequence is MSLAKQHTIKPLLKWVGGKRQLLPAIHAALPVFNHYYEPFLGGGAVLFSLTPEKATVNDLNSELINVYETVRDDVDGLISLLSTYPNEEDFFYEMRGKDRDSSFAHMTRTERAARTIYLNKTCYNGLYRVNNAGQFNSPFGRYANPAICDEETLRGVSRYLNDNEVSFHTGDYAAILQDAKEGDFVYLDPPYDPVNPTSNFTGYQSGGFGREDQLRLKEVCDKLDAAGVKFLLSNSATDFIQEIYSAYEIDIVGATRAINSVASKRGKVDEVLVRNYGAA, encoded by the coding sequence ATGAGTCTTGCCAAGCAGCACACCATCAAGCCGCTCCTCAAGTGGGTCGGCGGAAAGCGCCAGCTCCTGCCCGCAATCCACGCTGCCCTGCCGGTGTTTAACCATTACTACGAGCCCTTCTTGGGCGGCGGCGCGGTGCTGTTTTCTTTGACCCCGGAAAAAGCCACGGTCAACGATCTCAACTCTGAGCTCATCAACGTCTACGAGACCGTGCGCGACGATGTTGACGGACTCATCTCATTGCTAAGCACCTACCCCAACGAGGAAGACTTCTTCTACGAGATGCGCGGCAAAGACCGCGATTCCTCCTTCGCACACATGACGCGCACCGAGCGCGCCGCGCGCACCATCTACCTGAACAAGACCTGCTACAACGGCCTCTACCGCGTCAATAATGCCGGGCAGTTCAACTCCCCCTTCGGCCGCTACGCCAACCCCGCCATCTGTGACGAAGAGACCCTGCGCGGGGTATCGAGGTACCTCAATGACAACGAGGTTTCCTTCCACACCGGTGACTATGCCGCCATCTTGCAAGACGCCAAAGAGGGGGACTTTGTCTACCTCGATCCTCCCTATGACCCAGTCAATCCCACAAGCAACTTCACCGGGTACCAGTCCGGCGGCTTCGGCCGCGAGGATCAGCTCCGCCTTAAGGAAGTCTGCGACAAACTCGACGCAGCCGGCGTGAAGTTCCTGCTATCGAACTCCGCCACGGATTTCATCCAGGAGATCTATTCCGCCTACGAGATAGACATCGTAGGGGCCACCCGCGCCATCAATTCCGTGGCATCCAAGCGCGGCAAAGTCGACGAAGTATTGGTGCGTAACTATGGCGCGGCTTAA
- a CDS encoding type II toxin-antitoxin system PemK/MazF family toxin: MTSGNPLTRLRQALGIAEREPVDVGLAHISNRLGMNNAAEHREPRKAAKIRIETTSSHPRTVCFSPDMDGQADSGEVVWVWAPSDGKQSPPHERAVLIISRTRTTVLGLLISPNPNHAHEEEWLDIGTGEWDESGRQCWVRLDRILEISEEECRRQGTLFPERRFERIANRLRSRYHWA; this comes from the coding sequence ATGACTAGCGGCAACCCACTTACCCGCTTAAGGCAGGCGCTTGGCATCGCAGAACGCGAGCCAGTCGACGTCGGCCTTGCTCACATATCCAACAGGCTAGGCATGAATAATGCTGCTGAGCACCGTGAACCCCGCAAAGCAGCAAAGATTCGCATCGAAACCACCTCCTCGCATCCGCGCACCGTTTGCTTCTCCCCTGACATGGATGGCCAGGCCGATTCCGGCGAGGTGGTGTGGGTCTGGGCGCCTTCCGACGGCAAGCAATCACCGCCGCACGAACGCGCCGTGCTCATCATCTCCCGCACGCGCACCACTGTTTTGGGGCTTTTGATCTCCCCAAATCCAAACCACGCGCACGAGGAAGAATGGCTCGACATCGGCACTGGCGAGTGGGACGAAAGCGGCAGGCAGTGCTGGGTACGCCTTGATCGCATCCTCGAAATCTCTGAGGAAGAATGCCGCCGCCAAGGCACTCTTTTCCCGGAGCGCCGCTTTGAGCGCATCGCCAACCGTTTGCGTTCCCGCTATCACTGGGCGTGA
- a CDS encoding ComEA family DNA-binding protein, whose protein sequence is MPHISDRLRELTRPTGEEDLLNVTYPRPRVRIPPWLACAIAVLVAAGVLTWLGITSRNDPYAVSASEATSSAAAPSSLVVSVVGEVENPGLVTVAPDARIADALDHAHPRPGVDLLNLNLAKRLSDGEQIVVGLPAPAPAPGEPQEGGLLSLNSATKEQLMELKGVGEVTAESILSFREESGGFTSVEQLMEISGIGPAKFEALKDQVQL, encoded by the coding sequence ATGCCGCATATTAGCGATCGTCTTCGGGAACTAACCCGCCCCACCGGGGAAGAGGACCTCCTCAACGTCACCTATCCGCGCCCGCGCGTGCGTATTCCGCCGTGGCTTGCCTGCGCCATCGCGGTGTTGGTTGCTGCGGGTGTCTTGACGTGGCTGGGTATTACGAGCCGGAACGATCCTTATGCGGTTTCCGCTTCCGAGGCTACGAGCAGCGCCGCTGCACCGAGCTCCCTGGTGGTCTCCGTGGTGGGGGAGGTCGAAAACCCCGGCCTTGTCACGGTGGCGCCGGACGCCCGCATTGCCGACGCCCTCGATCACGCCCACCCGCGCCCCGGCGTGGACCTCCTCAACCTCAACCTGGCCAAACGGCTTAGCGACGGCGAGCAAATCGTCGTCGGCCTGCCCGCACCCGCCCCAGCACCGGGCGAGCCGCAGGAAGGCGGTCTGCTCAGCCTGAACTCCGCCACCAAGGAGCAGCTGATGGAGCTGAAAGGAGTAGGAGAGGTCACGGCGGAGTCCATTTTGAGCTTCCGCGAGGAATCCGGCGGTTTTACTTCCGTAGAGCAGCTGATGGAGATAAGCGGCATTGGGCCTGCAAAGTTCGAGGCGCTCAAAGACCAGGTGCAATTATGA
- the holA gene encoding DNA polymerase III subunit delta — protein MNQVHLILGDDEFLTERARLSIQKAAGEGVEVVRLKASEVSEGEIAMATSPSLFGDNRVIVISDVEKVGKELTQILLKAVADPGPGMTLVLIYSVTAKTLKGKKRPPELVAKLRKVGEVHEVFSLYPNELGTWATREFASHGVRPTPDVVQAVLDGVGSDLRELASAISQLVFDTNGNVTREAVHNYYVGVAEVANWDIADAAVAGRVEAAVSTCRRALQLGASPVAISAALANKVGAIARLYSARGDQYSLAKATGLAPYVVKLTHPVARRWSEDSVNKAVVLMAELDAAVKGQGGDEEFAVEAAVRRVAELAR, from the coding sequence ATGAATCAGGTCCATCTCATCCTTGGCGACGACGAATTCCTCACCGAACGTGCCCGCCTTTCCATCCAGAAGGCGGCCGGGGAGGGAGTCGAGGTGGTCCGCCTCAAGGCTTCTGAGGTCTCGGAGGGGGAAATCGCCATGGCGACCAGCCCTTCCCTGTTTGGTGATAACCGCGTCATCGTCATCAGCGACGTCGAAAAGGTGGGCAAGGAACTCACCCAAATCCTCCTTAAGGCCGTCGCCGATCCAGGCCCCGGCATGACCTTGGTGCTCATCTACAGCGTGACGGCCAAAACTCTCAAAGGCAAGAAGAGGCCACCAGAGCTCGTTGCCAAGCTGCGCAAAGTAGGCGAGGTGCACGAGGTGTTCTCGCTCTATCCCAACGAGCTGGGTACCTGGGCCACCCGCGAGTTCGCCTCGCACGGGGTACGGCCAACCCCCGACGTCGTCCAGGCCGTGCTCGATGGCGTGGGCTCCGATCTGCGTGAGCTGGCCTCGGCGATTTCCCAGCTGGTCTTCGATACCAACGGCAACGTCACCCGCGAGGCCGTGCACAACTACTACGTCGGCGTGGCTGAGGTGGCGAATTGGGACATCGCCGACGCCGCCGTAGCCGGGCGCGTGGAAGCCGCCGTCTCCACGTGCCGGCGCGCTCTCCAATTAGGTGCCTCGCCCGTTGCCATCTCGGCGGCGCTGGCGAATAAGGTAGGCGCAATCGCCAGGCTCTATTCCGCCCGCGGCGACCAATACTCTTTGGCCAAGGCAACCGGCCTTGCTCCTTACGTGGTGAAGCTGACTCACCCGGTGGCGCGCCGCTGGTCGGAGGATTCCGTGAACAAGGCAGTGGTGCTCATGGCCGAGCTCGATGCCGCAGTCAAAGGCCAAGGCGGCGACGAAGAGTTTGCGGTAGAGGCCGCTGTGCGTAGAGTAGCCGAGCTTGCGCGATAA
- a CDS encoding ComEC/Rec2 family competence protein: MRQLRLLPAACAVWLATLLSFNGAWCSLVPLVCLVLWFWQRGQAVLTTGLSALAIAVTKVRISRAGPLGDVLTGTVITEPTEVRFGWLLRLRVPGYPFQVPVFSDEPAPAGAQVTVDHGTITSLTPPDSLAAHVAENFRELVGISVGPSSQGLLPGMVLGDTTLQTAAEKQLYIDTGLSHLSAVSGSNVAIVCSAAALLVKGPRLRVAASLSALCIFVALVGFEPSVQRAAVMGLVGLLAVLNSARMEPMHGLSLAIIVLLFIDSELAKNFGFALSVAATAGIVALSPLLYRHLAVIGWPDIFVRALAVAIAADLVTMPIIALMSGKVSVVSVLANVLVAPATAPVTILGLLAALFAQLGPLSVLGAGVLRLTEPFTWWINTIARGCAALPVSTVDASPFLVLLGYGWIVAGILYKRPLLTLACVVAFLWPRHFDTPQEPIHVVATEEDIEPIPPGTRSIIVTQDSPPDYPTRTADGIAVFYR, encoded by the coding sequence ATGAGGCAGCTGCGCCTGCTGCCGGCCGCGTGTGCGGTGTGGCTGGCCACGCTCTTAAGCTTTAACGGCGCGTGGTGCTCCTTAGTGCCGCTAGTCTGTCTAGTCCTGTGGTTCTGGCAGCGCGGCCAGGCGGTGCTCACCACGGGCCTTAGCGCCTTGGCCATCGCCGTGACTAAGGTGCGCATTTCCCGCGCGGGCCCGCTTGGCGACGTCCTGACCGGCACCGTCATAACTGAGCCCACCGAGGTGCGCTTTGGCTGGCTGCTGCGCCTGCGCGTGCCCGGCTATCCCTTTCAGGTACCTGTATTTAGCGACGAACCCGCTCCAGCCGGGGCCCAAGTGACCGTGGACCATGGCACCATCACTTCGCTTACCCCGCCGGATTCTTTGGCCGCGCACGTGGCAGAGAACTTCCGCGAGCTGGTCGGCATAAGCGTTGGGCCCTCCTCACAAGGCCTGCTGCCGGGCATGGTGCTGGGGGATACCACCTTGCAGACGGCGGCAGAAAAGCAGCTTTATATCGACACTGGGTTGTCACATTTGAGCGCGGTATCCGGCTCGAACGTGGCCATCGTGTGCAGCGCTGCCGCCTTGTTGGTGAAGGGACCACGGCTGCGGGTCGCGGCGTCGCTTAGCGCATTGTGCATCTTCGTGGCTTTGGTGGGGTTTGAGCCTTCCGTCCAGCGCGCGGCCGTGATGGGCCTGGTGGGACTACTCGCGGTTTTAAACTCCGCGCGCATGGAGCCGATGCATGGGCTCAGCCTGGCTATTATCGTGCTGCTTTTTATAGACAGCGAGTTGGCCAAGAACTTCGGGTTTGCGCTGTCGGTGGCGGCGACCGCCGGAATCGTGGCGCTCTCGCCGCTGCTTTATCGCCACCTGGCGGTGATTGGATGGCCGGATATCTTCGTCCGCGCGCTCGCCGTGGCAATTGCGGCCGACCTCGTGACGATGCCGATCATCGCTCTGATGTCCGGCAAGGTATCGGTGGTCTCGGTACTTGCAAACGTGCTGGTTGCTCCCGCGACTGCTCCCGTGACCATCCTGGGATTGCTGGCAGCCCTCTTCGCGCAGCTGGGCCCGCTTTCCGTGTTGGGCGCCGGGGTGCTGCGCCTAACCGAGCCTTTTACCTGGTGGATCAACACCATCGCCCGCGGCTGCGCGGCCTTGCCGGTCAGCACCGTTGACGCTAGCCCTTTCCTGGTGTTGCTGGGCTACGGCTGGATAGTGGCGGGCATCCTCTACAAACGCCCGTTGCTCACACTTGCCTGCGTGGTTGCATTCCTGTGGCCGAGGCACTTTGATACCCCGCAGGAACCGATACATGTGGTGGCCACCGAGGAAGACATCGAGCCCATTCCGCCGGGCACACGCAGCATCATTGTTACGCAAGATTCGCCGCCCGATTACCCCACGCGCACAGCAGATGGAATCGCAGTTTTCTACCGCTAG
- a CDS encoding LysE family translocator yields MSWSAFAFLIAMNMVGALAPGPDIVLVTRYATRSRKHAVAAVTGTQVGVLFWCTLTVFGAAALLTAFPGLLRFIQGIGGCFLIWMGLQNVRTGLAQRKQPALNLDEAVSRLGSVKQVFRTGLFTNLSNPKIVLYLAAMIAPLLPPHPPLWLAAGLVLSMGISSYLVFVTVATVISTNAIRRRLLAAGPIIDIASGCFFAVAGVGLIIAAITG; encoded by the coding sequence ATGAGCTGGTCCGCGTTTGCGTTCCTCATCGCCATGAACATGGTGGGCGCCCTCGCGCCGGGACCAGACATCGTACTGGTGACCCGTTACGCCACCCGCTCGCGCAAGCATGCGGTTGCGGCCGTCACGGGCACTCAGGTCGGCGTGCTTTTCTGGTGCACGCTCACGGTGTTCGGCGCGGCGGCGTTGCTGACCGCATTCCCGGGGCTGCTCCGCTTCATTCAGGGCATCGGCGGCTGCTTCCTCATCTGGATGGGCCTGCAGAATGTTCGCACGGGCCTGGCGCAGCGCAAACAGCCGGCGTTGAACTTAGACGAGGCGGTATCGCGGTTGGGTAGTGTCAAGCAAGTCTTCCGCACAGGGCTTTTCACCAACCTTTCGAACCCGAAAATCGTGCTCTACTTGGCGGCGATGATCGCGCCTTTGCTGCCGCCGCACCCGCCGCTGTGGCTGGCCGCGGGGCTCGTGCTGAGCATGGGCATTTCCAGCTACTTGGTCTTCGTGACCGTTGCAACGGTGATTTCCACCAACGCTATCCGACGCCGCCTTCTTGCCGCCGGACCCATCATCGACATCGCTTCGGGTTGTTTCTTCGCCGTGGCCGGTGTGGGCCTAATTATTGCCGCTATAACAGGCTAA
- a CDS encoding DegV family protein, whose translation MAVRIVTDSAAGLPPDIVKNLQIRVIDLHVMDAAGEQSTSGLTALELAAAYGREMERSTDDGIVAIHLSKELSSTWSAAVTASGVFPDTVKVVESGSAGMVIGAAAMSAATLARDDASLEECYEAALDTIKRGRTWVYLNSTEELRRSGRLSTTTAMLSTALLATKPIMSIVSGKLELVGKTRTQTKAFTKLVDLIASRADGEPVFVALQHNDAEESAERLLELLEKALPKGSSFMVEELTEVLAVHAGPGAIGVSVVFSKEPPESLTRTTSYPQVFKLPLAH comes from the coding sequence GTGGCCGTCCGCATCGTCACTGATTCCGCCGCGGGGCTGCCGCCAGACATCGTGAAAAACCTGCAGATTCGAGTAATCGATTTGCACGTCATGGACGCAGCCGGCGAGCAATCTACCTCGGGTCTTACTGCGCTGGAGCTCGCGGCCGCATACGGTCGCGAAATGGAACGCTCCACCGACGACGGCATTGTGGCCATCCATCTGTCTAAGGAACTTTCTTCCACTTGGTCTGCCGCGGTGACGGCTTCGGGCGTGTTTCCCGATACCGTCAAGGTGGTCGAGTCCGGCTCGGCGGGCATGGTGATTGGTGCCGCGGCGATGTCTGCGGCGACCTTGGCACGCGATGACGCCTCGCTTGAGGAGTGCTACGAGGCGGCGCTGGATACGATCAAGCGCGGCCGCACCTGGGTTTACCTCAACTCCACGGAGGAACTGCGCCGCTCCGGCCGTCTTTCTACCACCACCGCGATGCTCTCCACTGCACTTCTGGCCACCAAGCCCATCATGTCCATCGTGAGCGGCAAGCTGGAGCTCGTGGGCAAGACCCGCACCCAGACTAAGGCTTTTACCAAGCTGGTCGATCTCATCGCCTCCCGCGCCGATGGCGAGCCCGTCTTCGTGGCATTGCAGCACAACGACGCCGAGGAGTCCGCCGAGCGCCTGCTCGAACTGCTCGAGAAGGCCCTGCCGAAGGGCTCTTCCTTCATGGTCGAAGAACTCACCGAGGTGCTCGCCGTGCATGCCGGCCCAGGCGCCATCGGCGTATCGGTGGTCTTTAGCAAGGAACCTCCTGAATCGTTGACACGTACAACAAGTTATCCACAGGTTTTTAAATTGCCTCTAGCGCATTAA
- the lepA gene encoding translation elongation factor 4, with the protein MSKNFAATTFTDLSQIRNFCIIAHIDHGKSTLADRILQFSQVVDARDMRDQYLDNMDIERERGITIKAQNVRLPWVPRTGEHAGEEFVMQMIDTPGHVDFTYEVSRALEACEGAILLVDAAQGIEAQTLANLYLAMENDLEIIPVLNKIDLPAADPEKYALEIANIIGCEPEDVLRVSGKTGEGVEELLDKLVDLVPAPTTDAPADAPARAMIFDSVYDTYRGVVTYIRMMDGKLTPRQKVTMMSTGANHELLEVGIVSPTMRKCEGLGPGEVGYLITGVKNVRETKVGDTVTWATNGAEEPLKGYADPNPMVYSGLFPISQADFPDLRDALEKLQLNDASLTFEPETSVALGFGFRCGFLGLLHMEITRDRLEREFGLDLISTAPSVTYRVVAEDGAESLVHNPSDWPSGKLREVYEPIVKMTIIVPEQFVGPTMELCQSKRGQMGGMDYLSEDRVELRYTMPLGEIIFDFFDMLKSRTKGYASLNYEEAGEQLSDLVKVDVLLNGDPVDAFSAIVHRDSAQWYGNKMTKKLKELIPRQQFEVPVQAAIGSKIIARENIRAMRKDVLAKCYGGDISRKRKLLEKQKAGKKRMKSIGSVSVPQEAFVAALSTDGEG; encoded by the coding sequence ATGTCTAAAAACTTTGCGGCCACTACGTTTACGGATCTTTCCCAGATTCGAAACTTCTGCATTATCGCCCACATCGACCATGGCAAGTCGACGCTGGCTGACCGCATCCTGCAGTTCTCGCAGGTCGTTGACGCGCGCGACATGCGCGATCAGTACCTCGACAACATGGATATCGAGCGCGAGCGCGGCATTACCATTAAGGCTCAGAACGTGCGTCTGCCCTGGGTTCCGCGCACCGGTGAGCATGCGGGCGAGGAGTTCGTCATGCAGATGATTGATACGCCGGGCCACGTGGACTTTACTTACGAGGTCTCCCGCGCGCTCGAGGCATGTGAGGGCGCTATTTTGCTTGTCGACGCCGCCCAAGGCATCGAGGCGCAAACCCTCGCCAACCTTTATCTGGCGATGGAAAATGATCTGGAGATCATCCCGGTCCTCAATAAGATTGACCTCCCCGCTGCGGATCCGGAGAAGTACGCCCTCGAGATCGCCAACATTATCGGCTGTGAGCCGGAGGACGTCCTGCGCGTGTCCGGCAAGACGGGCGAGGGCGTCGAGGAGCTGCTCGATAAGCTCGTGGATTTGGTGCCAGCGCCAACCACGGATGCGCCTGCCGACGCCCCCGCGCGCGCCATGATTTTCGACTCCGTCTATGACACCTACCGCGGCGTCGTCACGTATATCCGCATGATGGACGGCAAGCTGACCCCGCGTCAGAAGGTCACCATGATGTCCACGGGTGCTAATCACGAGCTGCTGGAGGTGGGTATCGTCTCGCCGACCATGCGCAAGTGCGAGGGCTTGGGCCCGGGCGAGGTTGGTTACCTGATTACGGGCGTGAAGAATGTGCGTGAGACCAAGGTGGGTGACACCGTTACCTGGGCAACCAACGGCGCCGAGGAGCCGCTGAAGGGTTATGCGGACCCGAACCCGATGGTCTATTCGGGCCTTTTCCCAATCTCCCAGGCGGACTTCCCAGACCTGCGCGACGCACTGGAAAAGTTGCAGCTTAACGACGCCTCCTTGACCTTCGAGCCAGAGACCTCCGTTGCTCTGGGCTTTGGCTTCCGCTGCGGCTTCTTGGGCCTTTTGCACATGGAAATCACGCGCGATCGCTTGGAGCGCGAGTTTGGCTTGGACCTGATTTCCACCGCGCCTTCTGTTACCTACCGCGTGGTTGCAGAAGACGGCGCCGAGTCCCTCGTGCACAACCCTTCGGATTGGCCGAGCGGCAAGTTGCGCGAGGTCTACGAGCCAATCGTGAAGATGACCATCATCGTGCCGGAGCAGTTCGTGGGCCCAACCATGGAGCTGTGCCAGTCCAAGCGCGGCCAGATGGGCGGCATGGATTACCTCTCTGAAGACCGAGTAGAGCTGCGCTACACCATGCCTTTGGGTGAGATTATCTTCGACTTCTTCGACATGCTGAAGTCTCGCACCAAGGGTTATGCTTCGCTGAACTATGAAGAGGCGGGGGAACAGCTGTCTGATCTGGTCAAGGTGGATGTTCTGCTCAACGGCGATCCGGTCGACGCCTTCTCTGCCATCGTTCACCGCGATTCGGCGCAGTGGTACGGCAACAAGATGACGAAGAAGCTTAAAGAGCTCATTCCGCGCCAGCAGTTCGAAGTCCCGGTCCAGGCCGCCATTGGCTCCAAGATCATTGCGCGTGAGAATATCCGCGCTATGCGCAAGGACGTCCTGGCGAAGTGCTACGGCGGCGATATTTCTCGTAAGCGTAAGCTGCTGGAGAAGCAGAAGGCTGGTAAGAAGCGCATGAAGTCCATCGGTTCGGTATCTGTTCCGCAGGAAGCGTTCGTGGCGGCGCTTTCTACCGACGGTGAGGGCTAA
- a CDS encoding type II restriction enzyme, which translates to MARLNDVAWQRILDAETLARIEREGFVEFSAKQLKEKGGREPRLLAKHDFSASRPEIFQEHNLSIFPIRRDGYVVGNFDVYEPFPETVTPLKTLPVPQGVESLDFDNLSSETLVLNAAVIAGVLQDFLGVDKLHATVAGRMSTGTVSMRLRGEELVVDRAQMEIDGGFEAPECLVLIECKNHISPDFNIRQLYLPFRRFSQQLGKEVVPVYLVYSNGIFHLYRYRFSDAEDFRSIQLEAAARYMLGESELNTESVKAVLRRSSPREAEIPFPQADSFARVVSLWEMLPLPKAEIPERFGFSHRQADYYLNAGRYLGLMRIEDELVEGIELADTRDGRNLQLIEALASRPVFHEMVAAVAEKQRMLSKEEAVAIMEAADLNISGSTLPRRAQTVVAWSQWVAELFAPQQLSLL; encoded by the coding sequence ATGGCGCGGCTTAACGACGTCGCATGGCAGCGCATCCTCGACGCTGAGACCTTGGCACGCATCGAACGCGAAGGCTTCGTGGAATTTAGCGCCAAACAGCTCAAAGAAAAGGGCGGCCGAGAGCCGCGCCTTCTGGCCAAACATGACTTTTCCGCTTCCCGTCCGGAGATTTTCCAGGAGCATAATTTAAGCATCTTCCCCATCCGGCGCGATGGATACGTCGTGGGCAACTTCGACGTCTACGAGCCTTTTCCGGAGACCGTGACGCCCCTTAAGACGCTGCCCGTTCCGCAAGGGGTTGAATCGCTTGACTTCGACAATTTAAGCTCCGAGACCCTCGTGCTCAATGCCGCGGTGATTGCGGGAGTGCTGCAGGATTTCCTGGGCGTCGATAAGCTGCATGCCACCGTGGCCGGGCGCATGTCCACCGGCACCGTCAGCATGCGCCTGCGCGGCGAGGAGCTCGTGGTGGACCGTGCGCAGATGGAAATAGACGGCGGGTTTGAGGCGCCCGAGTGCCTGGTGCTCATCGAGTGCAAGAATCACATCTCGCCCGATTTCAACATTCGCCAGCTTTATCTGCCTTTCCGGCGTTTTAGCCAACAGCTGGGAAAGGAAGTTGTGCCGGTATACCTGGTCTATTCCAACGGCATCTTCCACCTGTATCGCTATCGTTTCAGCGATGCGGAGGATTTCCGCAGCATCCAGCTCGAGGCCGCCGCACGTTATATGCTCGGCGAATCCGAGCTCAACACCGAATCCGTCAAGGCAGTCCTACGGCGCAGCAGCCCACGCGAGGCGGAGATTCCCTTTCCCCAGGCCGATTCCTTTGCGCGCGTGGTCAGCCTCTGGGAGATGCTGCCACTACCCAAGGCGGAGATTCCCGAGCGCTTTGGGTTTAGCCACCGCCAGGCTGACTATTACTTGAATGCCGGCCGTTACTTGGGCCTGATGCGCATCGAGGATGAGCTGGTCGAGGGAATCGAGCTGGCCGATACCCGCGACGGGCGCAACCTACAGCTCATCGAGGCGCTAGCTAGCCGGCCTGTCTTCCACGAGATGGTGGCCGCCGTGGCTGAGAAGCAGCGCATGCTGAGCAAGGAAGAAGCCGTGGCCATCATGGAGGCGGCCGACCTAAATATCTCTGGTTCTACGCTTCCCCGCCGCGCCCAAACCGTGGTGGCGTGGTCGCAGTGGGTGGCAGAGCTTTTCGCGCCGCAGCAACTTAGCCTGTTATAG